A part of Vicia villosa cultivar HV-30 ecotype Madison, WI unplaced genomic scaffold, Vvil1.0 ctg.002868F_1_1, whole genome shotgun sequence genomic DNA contains:
- the LOC131639926 gene encoding galactoside 2-alpha-L-fucosyltransferase-like has product MQEAIHHPTINMKRILSRNHDGEELVPDSHTRSPSISNRKCSVATSIPLFASLALITLSLFSLSFILPHSPSTTSTSAFQHQGLNSDASDSVKFIKDKLLGGLLADGFDDGSCLSRYHSIKGLSGNPSSYLISRLRKYEALHKKCGPYTESYNKTVKDLSSGHLSESPDCKYVVWISFSGLGNRILTLASAFLYALLTNRVLLVDPGVDMTDLFCEPIPDVSWFLPPDFPLNSQFHDLNQKSDQCHGKMLKDKSVTNSKVPSSVYLHLVHDYSEEDKLFFCDEEQKFLQKVPWLIMKTDNYFIPSLFLMSSFDRELSDLFPNKEKVFHFLGRYLFHPTNKVWGFVTRYYESYLANVDERVGIQIRVFDTRPGPFQYVLDQILACTMKENLLPDVDKKHDITGSLGRSKSKAILMTSLSSGYFEKIRDMYWEYPTLTGEVISVYQPSHEGYQQTEKQIHNQKAWAEMYLLSLTDVLVTSSWSTFGYVAQGLGGLKPWILYKPENETAPDPPCRRAMSMEPCFHAPPFYDCKAKRGTDTGAIVPHVRHCEDMSWGLKIVDN; this is encoded by the exons ATGCAAGAAGCAATTCATCATCCCACAATCAACATGAAGAGAATCCTTAGTAGGAATCACGACGGCGAAGAACTTGTACCGGATTCGCACACTCGTTCTCCTTCAATCTCCAACAGAAAATGCTCCGTTGCCACTTCCATCCCCTTATTCGCTTCTCTCGCTCTCATTACTCTCTCCCTCTTCTCTCTCTCCTTCATTCTTCCACATTCTCCATCCACAACATCTACTAGTGCTTTTCAACATCAAg GTTTGAACAGTGATGCCTCTGATTCTGTTAAGTTTATAAAAGATAAACTACTAGGTGGACTTCTAGCAGATGGATTTGATGATGGATCATGTCTCAGCAGATATCATTCAATTAAAGGACTATCAGGGAATCCCTCCTCTTACCTCATCTCCAGGTTAAGAAAGTATGAAGCTCTCCACAAAAAATGTGGACCTTATACTGAATCCTACAATAAAACGGTGAAAGATCTCAGTTCAGGTCATTTAAGCGAGTCCCCGGATTGTAAATACGTGGTATGGATTTCATTTAGTGGTTTAGGGAACCGGATATTGACCTTGGCTTCTGCATTTCTTTATGCTCTCCTCACAAACCGTGTTCTTTTGGTTGATCCTGGAGTTGATATGACTGATCTCTTTTGCGAACCGATTCCAGATGTTTCATGGTTTCTCCCTCCTGATTTCCCTCTCAACAGTCAGTTTCACGATTTAAATCAGAAATCTGATCAATGTCATGGAAAAATGCTGAAAGATAAATCAGTCACAAATTCAAAAGTTCCTTCTTCTGTCTACCTTCATCTGGTACATGATTACAGTGAGGAGGATAAGCTTTTCTTCTGCGATGAAGAACAAAAGTTTCTACAGAAAGTACCTTGGTTGATAATGAAAACGGATAATTACTTTATTCCGTCGCTATTCTTGATGTCGTCTTTTGATCGGGAGCTCAGTGATCTCTTTCCAAACAAGGAGAAAGTTTTTCATTTCTTAGGCAGGTATTTGTTCCACCCTACAAACAAAGTTTGGGGTTTTGTTACTAGATACTATGAATCTTATTTAGCTAATGTTGATGAAAGAGTCGGCATCCAGATCAGGGTTTTCGACACTAGACCCGGTCCATTTCAATATGTATTGGATCAAATCCTAGCTTGTACTATGAAGGAAAATCTCTTGCCTGATGTTGACAAGAAGCATGATATTACTGGTTCATTAGGAAGATCGAAGTCGAAAGCAATACTAATGACATCCTTAAGCTCTGGCTATTTCGAAAAAATAAGAGACATGTATTGGGAATATCCAACGCTGACTGGAGAAGTTATCAGCGTATACCAACCAAGCCATGAGGGATATCAGCAAACTGAGAagcaaatacacaaccaaaaagcTTGGGCGGAAATGTATTTATTGAGTTTAACCGATGTGTTGGTGACTAGCTCCTGGTCTACTTTCGGCTATGTGGCGCAGGGGCTTGGAGGTTTGAAACCTTGGATACTATACAAACCTGAGAATGAAACAGCTCCTGATCCTCCTTGTCGACGTGCAATGTCGATGGAGCCGTGTTTTCATGCTCCTCCTTTCTATGATTGTAAGGCTAAGAGAGGAACTGATACAGGTGCAATTGTTCCACATGTAAGACATTGTGAGGATATGAGTTGGGGTCTTAAAATTGTAGACAATTAA
- the LOC131639927 gene encoding uncharacterized protein LOC131639927 encodes MGKDAKAGGKGKGKQAASGSDENASKGKGKGGKAADGLGTCTYVKARHVLCEKQGKINEAYKKLQDGWLSNGDKVPPAEFAKVAQEYSECPSGKKGGDLGWFPRGKMAGPFQEVAFNTPVGATSAPFKSTHGYHIILSEGRKN; translated from the exons ATGGGAAAAGACGCAAAGGCAGGAGGGAAGGGTAAGGGAAAGCAGGCAGCAAGTGGAAGTGATGAGAATGCTTCCAAGGGAAAAGGAAAAGGTGGGAAAGCTGCAGATGGGCTTGGTACTTGCACCTATGTCAAAG CAAGGCACGTCTTATGTGAGAAACAAGGTAAGATTAATGAAGCCTACAAGAAGCTGCAGGATGGTTGGCTTAGCAATGGAGATAAGGTTCCTCCGGCAGAGTTTGCAAAG GTAGCCCAAGAATATTCTGAATGTCCATCAGGAAAGAAGGGTGGAGACCTTGGTTGGTTTCCACGAGGAAAGATGGCTGGCCCGTTTCAGGAAGTTGCCTTCAACACACCTGTTGGAGCTACTAGTGCTCCTTTCAAATCAAC GCATGGCTATCATATTATCTTATCTGAAGGAAGAAAGAACTGA